The following nucleotide sequence is from Primulina tabacum isolate GXHZ01 chromosome 2, ASM2559414v2, whole genome shotgun sequence.
ACGATTGGTGGATGTAAGCTTTCTTTTGTTGGAGTCAAGCAACAATCTTCACCTTCCTTGGCAAAAAAGATTATCTTAATGCTGCATGCAGCAAGGAAACCAAGTTAAAATCCTACTTTATCAAGAGAAGCATACAAAATAAGTAGAACAAAAAAGCTAGAAAACAACTCAGTACCAAGTTTGAGTTTTAAAAGGTTCGCCTGTAAATCAGTTTGGTATCTGAGAGTTGAATCCAAAGTTTTTTTCAAAAAAGGATATTGGGCGAGGATAAGAGTCACACGGTGAGCCCCAGATGCACACTAAGTGACACCATGAGTCCCAGAACCACACAAGCGAGATTCTACTCAATGGATTCCACTAGGTACATTTCAAATTCAGTCACTTtataaaaatgattatttacaagttccaaaagaaaaatattccaTAGTGTTTGAACTTATCAAACTCTCCCCGCTGACCAACGTAATGTAGCGGTGATAAAGTGAGATTTTGACGTTAAGTTCTCCAAGAATATGAACCTCCTAAAGAACAGCTTCCAAATGTTTTACCAAATATAAATCCCAACAATAATATTTTCCACTACCTCTATTCATTGAGAAGTATAACACACTTTCGAAATACTAGGGGAAAAAAGGTTCCAACAAAAACTCAAAAACCATGGGAACAATGAAACACCGCACTTGCACCCATACAATCGAGCTCAATTGATACCTAGAGAGCCGAAACATTTTCAAGCTTGgcctttttatttttcagtaatATTTGTATCAATCTAACAAGGTCGGAACCAATTACACAAGTTTTGGAACGAGCTCAAGATCGGTATCAAGGTTTAAACTTGTTTAATAGAGCGAAAAATCATTCCCAACTCCAAGATGAACTAATATTCAACAATAGTTGCTTCTTTAAGATACCGATAGAAAGACAAGTTCACACGAAGGAAATTTCCACAAGATCAGTCAAACGGAGTATTGCGTATTCCAAATAAAACCAAAATCACAGCTAATCATTCATGAATCTTTATAAAACTTAACATAATAGAAAGTTCTTAGAGAAAAAATAAACCTTCCAGTCACAGTGGCATCAAAAGTGAATGCAACGAGATGCTTTCCAGGATGTGCCTCATCGGGCACGATTCTCAAAGTCTCCTTCTTCAAATTAACATCATTACGAATGGTGACCGCCTTCTGGTGCTCAACGTACGGCTGCGCCGGAGGCTGCATCATGGGTCCGTAGGGGTACCTCCCGTTAACCCAACTAGCATGCGCGGCCGCGTGGTGGTGATCGTATGGTGCTGGAAGAGGCATCGGCATCGATGCAGGCGGTGGTGGGTAGTAACCCGGGTACTGGTAATAAGGTGGCGCGTTGGGATTAGGGTACTGCGCAGGAGGGTACGGCGTCGCAGCTGCGAAAACATATCGGTTAGCCGTGATCTCGGGCTGCGGATCCTGCGGCGTCGGAGGGGAAGGGTGGCTCCGCCTGCTGGAGCTCCTTCTCCGCCCGTGCACCCCGCTGCTCCCAATATTACCCATGTCGCATACAAATCCGAAATAATTCAAGGAAAAACACCACCTTTCTttaacaaaaacacaaaattcaAGAGTTCCAGCCGCAGGAACCCATCAAAAACTCATTGCCGCATAAAAGGGCAATAATGGAAGTCGAGAATATTTTGAGAAGAGAAAAGCGAATGTGGGTTTTGTTAATTGCGTGGACGTAATGAAAAGGAGGAAGGAAGTAGATACATTACACAAGGAAAGGGCGAAGAATTACAATTTTTAATACTGCTTAATTTAAAGATTGGTGGGGATAACAAAGATGAAtcaataattaaagaaaaaaaggaaTTGGAAGACGAATCTAATAATGAGAAAGGGGAATGGACGAAGGCGGTGGTGGGGTTGGGGTTTGGAGGTAGCGTAAAGCTCCACCTGCAACGTTGAAAATGATGCCAACTTCACCATTTTCGAGTTTTGCTTCCTCCTCCTTTCTTTCCTTTTTCATAATGACTTCATTTTCTATTATCTTTATTTATATaccaatataattataagataaAATATACATTACGGGGGATTTTTTAAAGAAGTTGTTCTACCTAAAAAATAGTTAAAAAGTCCAACGGAAGAAGCCAAACAGATGAAGTCCAATGTAGTTGCAGTTGGACCAGCGGAAGAATGTTGCTGCCAGTTACGGCCAGTACCCAAGGTGAAAAATCGTGGAAGATCGTGGGGTGATCGTGGAGAGGAGAAACTGATGTGCGGAATGTGACAAAAGGGAGGGAAGAGAATCAGAGAAAGCCCCCGACAAATCAATTCAAAAAGCTACAGCAAAAGCTCTGCAGAATTCTTTATCAATTTTATGTCTGTTCATGTCAATTTCTAGTTCTACTAGCAAAGTATTCCAAATATTCCATATGTTTATCAGTCTTCTTTGTAAAAATATTGGCCAAGTTCATAGCAACATaatgatatttgatgttgttaaTGGATTCCTCCTATAATTTTGTCATATTCTTCATTTTGTGTTTACGTTTTTGAGACATTTCGAAGGAATTATAACTAACGGTCGAATCGAGACTCGCAACGCTTGACAAAGAAGTCGGATCATTCACATTTGGCACGAACACGTGCCTGGCACGCCCCGCAATTTTCGTGATAAACAAATTGGCACGTCCAGTGGGACCCAATGCCTTCAAAGCGTACTGAAAAGAATGAAGGAATTCTCCCATCACAGGAAAAGGTCATCGTTCACAGAAGGAAGAGACCGATGCTGATGGAAGATCAGTGGAACGACTGGTACACAAGTTCGAAGAAGAGGCTGCGAAGGAAGGAATTTCATTTTCTGGTGGTAAGGGACTTCCAACAAACATTATGTTGTCAATGGAGAAAAATATCTGTGGGGATCTCAACGAAATGACCAAATCCTTTACTGCTGTTATGATGGAATTTATGACAGAAATAAGGGAATGGAGGAAGTCTTTGAAGAAAGAGAATAAGTCACCAAAAGATGATAGACCTAAGGAAACTGGAAATAAACGGCCTGAAGACCAAGGCCAGGGAGCGGGGAGTTCtcaagcaggtgaaaatcgccgCTTGGAGGAATCACCGACTCTGGGATCTGTTGAGGAAGGCAAGTATACTCCTCCACACAGGAGGGAAGATGAGTTGGGTCCGAAACGCCAAAGTTACATCAGTGGTAAACAAGTAGCTGGTAATATGTTCGATGTGACTTCTCCTAGCATGCATCCGGGGATGTATGGTGATGGGGGAATGCATGTGTATTCAGTTCCAAGTTCGGGGAATAACACTCGGGGGGCAAATTATTTCCCATAAACATTACGACGAACTTCAGTCTTGGACTTCGAGACTGTACATGATGTCATCCAAGAGTTGTATGGCCCAGGGGTGAGGCCAATCAACCGACAAGAGTTCTACAAACCATACCCCGATGTGGTTGATCGTGAAAATCCTTACCCACATGGATATCGCATTCCATACTTTACTTTGTACTCGGGGGAAGACGGTCAATCTAGCGTGGAACATGTGGCGAGGTTTACAATACAGTGTGGGGAACTAGCAAATTTGGATAATTTTTCCAACTACAAGCTGCGTTTGTTTCCCAATTCATTGACTAGTACTGCGTTTACTTGGTATGCCACACTACCTTGGAATTCTATTATGACTTGACATGACATGGAACGCCAGTTTCATACACAGTTTTTCAGAACAGTACCTGAGATCAGTATAGCGGAATTGTCGAGAGTGGTCCAGAAGCCGGGAGAATCTGCTAATAATTTCATTTGCGAATTCAAAAGAGTGAGGAGTAGGTGCAAAGTTTTCATTCCAGAATCAGAATATGTGAAAATGGCGCAGCGAGCACTTGGCTTTGAGTTGAGAAAGAAATTCCAAGGGATGAAATTCCGCGATTTTTATGAGCTTGCTGCCAAGGTATCAGAGTATGAGGAATTATTGCGTGTGGAAAGTCATAAAAGGAAGTCTACTGTTGGCTCTTACTT
It contains:
- the LOC142526530 gene encoding putative E3 ubiquitin-protein ligase LOG2, with protein sequence MGNIGSSGVHGRRRSSSRRSHPSPPTPQDPQPEITANRYVFAAATPYPPAQYPNPNAPPYYQYPGYYPPPPASMPMPLPAPYDHHHAAAHASWVNGRYPYGPMMQPPAQPYVEHQKAVTIRNDVNLKKETLRIVPDEAHPGKHLVAFTFDATVTGSIKIIFFAKEGEDCCLTPTKESLHPPIVVHFHQGLAQKFKQPSGTGIDLSMFEDGELSKDSDLDVYPLAVKAKATCSDNNSGNQNSGSSNSQITQAVFEKDKGEYHVRVVKQILWVNGMRYELQEIYGIGNSAEDEFDANDPGKECVICLSEPRDTTVLPCRHMCMCSECAKVLRFQTNRCPICRQPVERLLEIKVSNGADE